ACTGTATCCATTACTTTTCTTAGGTATTCGCTACTACTGGGTTGTTTTTGCTATATATGATATACTAAGTAATTAGAAAATCTTTTTAGCGCTTTTCAAAGGAAAAATATGAAAAAAACTCTCGTAGTCGTTATTCTCATCATGGCTAGTCTCTTCAGTATATCAGCAGCAAAATATGATAGAGCTGATGGTTTTGGAATTGGGCTTAGCGCAGGATACCCAGTAGCCGGGGCAGCCTTCAAATATGGTATGGGTGATTTTCGAATCGTGGGAACCCTCGGTTACAGTTTTAATGACAATGTTGCCCTTGAAGCCGGAGTCCAATATGACTGGGATCGTTTCACTATCGATAGGCTTCCCTTTTACCTGAATATCGGAATCACGGGAGCAGCCAATTTTAATCCCGCTTTCGATGGTTTTTCCATCAATTTCCCTGTTGGCATCTCCTATTTCTTGATTGAAGTCCCTGTTGAATTCTTTTTCAAACTTACACCTGGTCTCAGGGTTCGCTCGAATGCAGTAGTCCCTGATCTCGGGGCTGCACTTGGGGTGTTGTTCTACGTCAACAGATAGGAAACTGGCACCTTCCAGAAGGCAATGCCGATTCTATATGCATCAGATACAGAGGCTTTCACCTGTTGCTATCCTCTGGATCTGATCACCGAGCCGATTCTATATGCATCAGATACAGAGGCTTTCACCTGTTGCTATCCTCTGGATCTGATCACCGAGCTTGCTTTGCAGGTACCTGATATTTTCAATTCCGGTGCAATGTCCGGTATAGAGATTGATCCCTGATTCTTGTATATACCGGACGAATGCATCGAGGTTTTCTTTGCTTTCATTAGCATTTCTCAAGGGATCATGAAAATGGAAGCCTCCGACATATGCTCGGATTTTCTGGTTCTTGTATTGTTGCCTTACGCTTTCTATCGAATTGCAAACACCAGTATGGGAACAGGAATTGAATAGTACCAGTTCTCCCTCGTCTTCGATTACCAAAATTCCTTCATGACTGAAATTATCTGAAACAAGCCCGTCTTTTTCCTTTTTATACAAATTTACATTGAGCTGGGGCTTACTATAGGCAGTGCAGGTATTTTTTATAAAACAGGCATTTGCATGTATGGAATGATTGTCGTGTAAGGTAGTTATTCTTTTTGCTACTGCCCTGGGGGCTTTTAAACTTACATTGAAAGGTAGAAAGCCAAGTACTTTTACATAATACCTGCTGTCAGGATTATCAAACAGGAATATATCTGCTGTAGGATTGATCTGAGCAAAGGTAGATAGACCCCCTGTATGATCGACATGGGAGTGGGAGAGTACCAGTGTGTCAATTTTTCTGAGGTCATACTGCATCTGTAGTGCATTTTTTGCAAACAAGGCATTAGGGCCTACATCGAGCAAGATATGGCTATCTTTGGCATCAATAGCAATTGACAGCCCATGCTTTGCTTTTGTCGAGACAAGTTTCGTCGTATTTTCAAGCAGTACGGAAATGGTAATCATCGGTAGGTTCCTCTTTTCCCAAAGGCGTTTCGCCTCTACTCTTTTTTATCTGGTTTTCCATCAGGGAGAATCACATTCGTTTTTAACTATACCACAGTTTCTATTGCCCAACAGAGCAACGTAGCTCTTGTTCTCCTGCTCATAAAAGGGCAAGGATGCTTCTTCGATGCGGTACGCAGAACCCCATACTCCCCATCGGGACGAACGTACGCTGCGTTGGATAATCCTTGTCTTTCCACGCTTTATAGGGAGAAACACATACTAAAGACCTTGGGTTTTACTTTCACTGCAATCAATTGTGGCAAGCAGAAGCACTTTTTTGCGGACAGCTGATAGCTACCCTTTCTGACAGGAAAAGGGTGTCCCGGAATCCAGGAGACCCTTTTTCAGTACGTACGGAGGGTTCAGGTAAAAAATAGCTCTATTTTTAAAATATGCTTTCAATCTACGCTTATAAACAAGTATGTAATACTATAAGCCATGATATAATGCTGTTGGCTTTGGGAAAGGTTTGCAATTAAGAGAAACCTAGATTGCTCTGCAATATTGGAGTCTGAAGGTGTGGTCCTAACCTAAGAAGTGTATCGTGCAGTACTTTTATGGAGACGAAAAACCCTATGAAGCTGAAGAGTTGCTTGCCCTCAATGACGGGTGCCTGTGTGCAATGATTGCAGCAAAAAAAGGCAGGTGGGGTATGTTTCCGTTGACTTCAGTGCAAGGAATGGGGAGCGGAACATATGGGGGATCGACAGAATATCCGTTTGTCTATGATGAGTATGAGTACCTTTCCCAATGGAATGCAAATGTGGGGTATCTGTTGCTTCGAAGCGATAAGATCTGGTTGGTTGTAAGGATCAAAGAGGGGAATAAAAAACCTTATTCCTATAAGACCCTTGGGGAAAAGCTGAAAAGCAGGCAGCAGGCCTTGGAACTGGCGCTCAAAGACGCTATGGAAATCCTTATGGCGTTTGCAAAGGATGATTTTGAAAAATCCTTGGCGATTATCGGAAAATTCGATGACTGAGAGGTCTAGCCTCCTGGCAGGATAACCAG
The sequence above is a segment of the Sphaerochaeta pleomorpha str. Grapes genome. Coding sequences within it:
- a CDS encoding outer membrane beta-barrel protein — encoded protein: MKKTLVVVILIMASLFSISAAKYDRADGFGIGLSAGYPVAGAAFKYGMGDFRIVGTLGYSFNDNVALEAGVQYDWDRFTIDRLPFYLNIGITGAANFNPAFDGFSINFPVGISYFLIEVPVEFFFKLTPGLRVRSNAVVPDLGAALGVLFYVNR
- a CDS encoding MBL fold metallo-hydrolase, encoding MITISVLLENTTKLVSTKAKHGLSIAIDAKDSHILLDVGPNALFAKNALQMQYDLRKIDTLVLSHSHVDHTGGLSTFAQINPTADIFLFDNPDSRYYVKVLGFLPFNVSLKAPRAVAKRITTLHDNHSIHANACFIKNTCTAYSKPQLNVNLYKKEKDGLVSDNFSHEGILVIEDEGELVLFNSCSHTGVCNSIESVRQQYKNQKIRAYVGGFHFHDPLRNANESKENLDAFVRYIQESGINLYTGHCTGIENIRYLQSKLGDQIQRIATGESLCI